In Flavivirga abyssicola, the following are encoded in one genomic region:
- a CDS encoding alpha-amylase family protein, with amino-acid sequence MTTKQKKHKLMLIKCLFSFLLITILIGCNKTLTIEEQALEKIEALETLMGEAKSKSIDVTREETLLWFSKEFVKFADWDEAHKPEVEKLFGYYSFYEKDKAKYAEELPDFERGKVIEILDKGIAELNKVIDGTIKRRPVSKIDWGNVEVADNMLKNNGKPVFLFDYFSKTVGAPLTDENVYNDHLGAIFHGGQRLYEVNMDRAVNPFILNEDRTFNEKIELITEIPDTNVGFLILWNMGMPQWIHDKEPEVAKGRSLFTGFDIDNPLMRDVWSDVMKKTGELTKGKKVTQLGYILSNEPHWFSEKGHWTQNYKEMNSISSYTVKKFQNWLADKYSNNIKKLNKNWESDFKGFKAVEIEIPMEKSLRGTPIWYDWCRFNMDRSTDWFTFLRDQLLETNPDADTNIKIMPKMFREDYRSHGIDLEALTDITTMIGNDGKAYGGRNLRATKPEKWEEKYAYWWDELSLPYDFLESVSPNKININSETHFLSASAWRDMNLSPDYVRSVFWLATLQGMDAGISWFWARDPDGSPEDRLEGELDFFDPALAGSYAGSANMQPQTVNEVAQVYMDMNSFSEEIVALREQRRPIRIFHSETSAINKKYYMTEQFDLYESLHFEGFPVGYATEKVIKKQDNSKWDAIVVFKTDYVTDSEFETLQGYLNNGGTVILDSKNSLSKNEYGELRGKSLSKGEGNLIVMDAANTVLEIQQKALEVVSDALPEVTLTESNGTAYKGCYWRVVKNEKGYLVNILNIGKNDAKLNLGLKNGKATTITNIMTGDVLNSEFELKSNGILLLEIEE; translated from the coding sequence ATGACAACTAAACAAAAGAAACACAAGTTAATGCTGATAAAATGTCTATTCAGCTTTTTATTAATTACAATATTGATAGGCTGTAATAAAACATTAACTATAGAAGAACAAGCTTTGGAGAAAATTGAAGCACTAGAAACTTTGATGGGCGAAGCTAAAAGTAAATCTATAGATGTTACTAGAGAAGAAACCCTTTTATGGTTTTCCAAAGAGTTTGTAAAATTTGCTGATTGGGATGAAGCCCATAAGCCTGAAGTTGAAAAGCTTTTTGGGTATTATAGTTTTTATGAAAAAGATAAGGCTAAATATGCCGAGGAGTTGCCGGACTTTGAAAGAGGGAAAGTTATTGAAATTTTGGATAAAGGGATAGCAGAACTTAACAAAGTTATAGATGGAACTATAAAAAGAAGACCTGTTTCTAAAATAGATTGGGGGAATGTTGAAGTTGCAGATAATATGTTAAAGAATAACGGAAAACCTGTTTTTCTTTTTGATTATTTTTCTAAAACTGTTGGTGCGCCTTTAACCGATGAAAATGTTTATAATGATCATTTGGGAGCAATTTTTCATGGAGGACAAAGACTTTATGAGGTAAATATGGATAGAGCCGTTAACCCATTTATATTAAACGAAGATAGAACCTTTAATGAAAAAATAGAGTTGATTACAGAAATTCCAGATACCAATGTTGGGTTTCTTATTCTTTGGAACATGGGCATGCCACAATGGATTCATGACAAAGAACCAGAAGTTGCAAAAGGAAGATCATTATTTACAGGTTTTGATATTGACAATCCTTTAATGAGAGACGTTTGGAGCGATGTTATGAAAAAAACAGGTGAACTTACTAAAGGTAAAAAAGTAACCCAATTAGGATATATCTTATCTAATGAACCACATTGGTTTTCAGAAAAAGGACATTGGACACAGAATTACAAAGAGATGAATTCTATTTCATCGTATACCGTAAAAAAGTTTCAAAATTGGCTTGCTGATAAATATAGCAATAACATAAAAAAACTAAATAAAAACTGGGAAAGTGATTTTAAAGGGTTTAAAGCAGTGGAGATTGAAATACCAATGGAGAAATCCTTAAGAGGAACGCCTATATGGTACGATTGGTGTCGTTTTAACATGGATAGAAGTACCGATTGGTTTACATTTTTAAGAGATCAGTTATTGGAAACAAACCCGGATGCAGATACCAACATTAAGATAATGCCAAAGATGTTTAGGGAAGATTACCGCTCTCATGGTATAGATTTAGAAGCTTTAACAGATATTACTACAATGATTGGTAATGATGGAAAAGCTTACGGTGGTAGAAATTTACGAGCTACTAAACCAGAAAAATGGGAAGAGAAATACGCTTATTGGTGGGATGAGTTAAGCTTACCATATGACTTCTTAGAATCTGTGTCTCCAAATAAAATAAACATCAATTCAGAAACACACTTTTTATCTGCTTCAGCTTGGAGAGATATGAATCTGTCACCCGATTATGTACGAAGTGTTTTTTGGTTGGCAACCTTACAGGGTATGGATGCTGGTATTTCTTGGTTTTGGGCTAGAGATCCCGATGGTTCACCAGAAGATCGTTTAGAAGGTGAATTGGATTTCTTTGACCCGGCTTTAGCAGGTTCATATGCAGGTTCTGCCAATATGCAACCACAAACAGTAAATGAAGTGGCACAAGTATATATGGACATGAACAGCTTTTCAGAAGAAATAGTAGCACTTCGTGAACAAAGAAGACCAATAAGAATATTTCATTCTGAAACTTCAGCGATTAATAAAAAATATTATATGACAGAACAGTTTGACCTATATGAATCCCTACATTTTGAAGGTTTTCCAGTAGGTTACGCCACAGAAAAAGTAATTAAGAAACAAGATAACAGCAAATGGGATGCAATTGTTGTTTTTAAAACGGACTATGTTACAGATTCTGAGTTTGAGACATTACAAGGCTACCTAAACAATGGTGGTACAGTAATACTTGACAGTAAAAACAGTTTATCTAAAAATGAATATGGAGAATTACGAGGTAAGAGTCTTTCAAAAGGTGAGGGTAACTTAATTGTTATGGATGCAGCTAATACTGTTTTAGAAATACAACAAAAAGCACTTGAAGTAGTATCGGATGCCTTACCTGAAGTTACGTTGACTGAATCTAACGGAACAGCATACAAAGGTTGTTATTGGCGAGTAGTTAAAAATGAAAAAGGGTATTTGGTAAACATATTGAACATTGGTAAAAATGATGCTAAATTAAACCTTGGCCTTAAAAATGGTAAAGCAACCACGATTACTAACATAATGACTGGAGACGTTTTGAATTCAGAATTTGAGTTAAAATCAAATGGTATTTTATTATTGGAAATCGAAGAATAA